Genomic DNA from Paenibacillus sp. MBLB1832:
GGCAACGTACGGTACTGATAAGACAGAGGTTGTTGCTCCAATTACGGTGACAATTAATGCAACTGGTCAACAATTCAACCAAGATGTTACAATTTCCAAGGTTGCTCCTTCAGTAAAAACAGTTAAGTTTGTAAATGACAATACGACTAGCTCGACTGCTGTAACTACAATGAAGCATACTGCTGGTGCTGGATTCTCCATCGCAAATATTACTGCAGGTAATGACAAAACAAACATTGTTGTAACTGATCAATATGGTGTCTCCGTAGTCGCAGCGGCAGCGGCAGGCGATATAACATTTGCTGACGGAACAACAGTAGCTGCTCCGCGTGTTACAATTACACCTGTAACTGGTGCAATCAGCATTACGAACAATGGATTGGCAAATGCCGCAGTAACAGCATCCACCGTTACAGCAGGCGATGTGTTTGATGTAACAGTTACCTACGCTGGCGGCGCAACTTCAACTGTCCGTGTAACTGTTGAATAGTACGAGCATCCAAACGCCTAAACGAAAAAGCACCCATCACTGGGTGCTTTTTCGTTATACCATCTACTGAGGATTCGCAATAATCTTCCCATGCTGCCACTCGAATTCGTACTCGAATTGTTCGGTGGAGTCATACAGCTCGGGAGAGTACGGACGCACGATTACATGCTCGGTACGTGCCGTCTCGGAAGACTTCTCTGGTTGAAGCTCGTTGGCCGCGGCGCCAACAGCAATAAGGGAGAATAGGCAGAAAAAGAACAAACCAATCTTCGTTTTCATAGGATGGGGCCTCCGTCAAATCATGATATCTTTATTGTAATAGGCAATTGTCATGGCAAGATGAGCAGGAAGTAAAGATCATATGAATCATGGTGAAAACGGCATGCAGTGAGGTCGATCGTGCCCTGATACGGTTTAGTTTTTCTAACTAAAAGTAAAAATATAACAAAAAACAGCCAAATATTTCTTGTCATACTTAGAAGAAGTGTGTCACTATAGAAGCATTGAAGACACAAATCGAATCATGGTGATCAGGATGAAGTATTCGGGAAGAATCCTTATAATATCAATCGTTTTAGTGATAATCATCGCCTTTAGAATGTATGCGTTTATTTATTATCATGTTCCATTACTTCAGTTCCCCTTATTTGGTATGTGCTTATTATTGGCGGGGTGGATGTTGGGCAAGCAGTTTGATCGATTGAAATTTCTTTCGGAAAAGGATCATCTGACGACGCTGTACAACAGGAGATTCATACAGGATGCATTCCCGAAGCTCATCGCTTCCGTAGATCGTAAGCAGGCGAAGCTGGTGTTATATTTTATCGACGTGGATGATTTTAAATTAATCAATGACTCCTGCGGGCACAAAATCGGCGATCAAGTCCTGCAACGAATTGCAAATATTCTACTGCTCTATGGGCAAAAGAAGGATGTAGCCGCACGGTGGGCGGGGGATGAGTTTTTGCTCTTATCTACCCCGTCGAGTGCATACACAGAAGAGATGCTGATTGCTCATATGCAGCGGGAATTGGCGATAGCTTCTCAAGAGTTTCAAATAGATCTTTCGGTTTCCATTGGAACAGCCATGTATCCAGATGAAGCGCAGACATTGGAGGATTTATTGCATGTAGCGGATCAGGATATGTATGCTTTGAAAATGGGGAGAAAATGCCAACCTGTCAGCGCGATGGGAACTACGCATTCGGTAAGTTGAATGGAAAGGAAGAAGCACCCATTAGGGTGCTTTTGTCTATTTAACTGCCAACAAGAACGCATAGACAGAAATAGTGTGCGTTTTACATGAATTTCATGATTTTTGCCGATTTCGAAAGGAAATCAGCGCTTTTTGTCGAATAATTTTGGATTGAAATCTATTTCCGAGTTGGAGGGCTTCCATGATGAATGTTCAAGCATCTAAACTTACCATCCATAATCTATTAACGATGCCAGGAAGCCGCTCGCAGCGAAGATTTACCTTCATTTTCGGCGCCATTGTTTGCTTGATTTCTTTGCTTTCGTTACCGATTGCTAGTAGTAAGCTGCCGGAATTTCAGGCGTATCAACCGGCGATTTTTTCGACCGTTATTTGTTTCGAACTAATCACAGCCTATGTGCTATTTAGTCAATTTTTAATCAATCGAGCGCCTGCTGTGCTTGTGCTGGGTACAGGTTATCTTTACTCGGCGGGTATGAGCTTGATGTATATGCTTGTGTTCCCAGGCATTTTCTCTCCTACGGGATTGTTCCATGCCAGTTCACAGACAGCTCCTTGGATGTATATATTAGGGCATTTCGGACTCCCGCTCGCCCTGTTCCTCTATATGTGGTTGGATCATGCCTATAAAGCGGTTGAGCTTAGTGCTCAAAGGGCACGCCAACTTGTGGTGCTGGGCATCTCGGGGACGCTGTTTCTGATTGGTCTATTGACGGCTGTTTGCTTGTACGGGGAAAGCTTGCTGCCTGTTCTTCTCAGCCAAGGCCGTCTTACACCCTGGTTTATTTACGGTTTTGGCTTACCGATTGTCCTCATCAGCTTGGCTGCTTTGGTCGTATTTTACAAGATATCGCGTGGAAGCACCGTCACATCGGCATGGTTATGTGTTGCCTTGCTGGCCTCAATGCTGGATGTGGCAGTCGTCATGTGCGGCGGCGGCAGGTACAGCGTGGGATGGTATGTTGCGAAGTTAAACACGTTCGTGTGTGCGAATGCCGTTCTGTCAGGGATGATCTATGAATTTAATAAGATGTACGTGGAGATGTCGAAGCTGTACCGCAAAGTAAGCGAGAGCGAAAGCAATTATAAAGAGTTGCTCGGTGAAAGCCAGCTTGCAGAGAGGAAAATCGCAGAACAAAAAGAGATCATCGAGCGCATGCTAGCCTCCAGCAGGGAAGCGATTGTGATGTGCGATAGCGAGGGAAACGTTATTTTCGCCAATCGACGTTTCGAGCGTTTATTCGAAAAGCCACTGCTTCGCGGCGAGAAGTTGGCGGTTTACTGTTCGTGTCTGAAAGCTGCGCAGGGTTCTTTATCTGAAATGATCGAGGGCTATTTGCAAGGTCGCATGAAGCCTTTCCGTGAGCGGGTTTCGATGGTAAACAGCAAAGAAAAGACGAAGTATTACGAGTGCTATGTCAGCCCGATTGCGAATGAGACAGATGGCACGCTGCTCGGACATTTATTCGGATTCCATGATCGAACGGACGAAGTTCGGATGGTGTATTACGACGAATTGACGGGGCTCCCGAACCGCAGATATTTGGGAGAACGGCTGATGGAGGCGATGCAGCAGGCCAAAGAAAGCAAGATGCTGCCCGTTATTTATTTTATGGATTTGGACGGTTTCAAGAAGGTGAATGACACCTATGGTCATGAAATGGGTGATCGGTTGCTGCAGGAAGTTGCCGGCATCCTTCAAGGCTGTGTCGGAAACCGCGGCATTTGTGCGCGCTGGGCGGGCGATGAGTTTATCGTTTTGCTGAATAGGTTGGAAACAGAGGAGCAATTAGAGCAGATTGCCCAAACCATTATTCAAACGATTAATGAATTAGACACGGTAGACGGTAAGGAGATTCATGTTACGGCCAGCATTGGCGTCGCTATCTATCCTATTGACGGAACCATAGGGAAGACGCTGCTGCAGCATGCGGATCAAGCGATGTACGAGGCGAAGATGCGAGGCAAAAATAATTACTGCTTGTATGCAGCCATTTCGGAGGCGCAGTAGTCGACAAGTCTGTCACCTTTTTGGTAGGAGGATGCAGTCGAGAAGTTGAACTACTAATTACGAGTGTGATAGACATCAATTAGGGGAGCCATCTAGTGTGAAACGTAAACTTTGGAAGCAAATTGGTCTCGGTGTGTTCGGCGGGATGATTGTGGCAGCAGCATTTGCTTATATCCCAACGAAAGCAGAACCGAGCGTCTCCCCTCAAATCAATAAACGTCTGGAGAAGCGGCAAGTGCTCATCCGTCTGGAGGATGTGGGGCTTGGCGGCGATTACAATACATTGGAAGGTCTCGGCAAACTACGGGCTGTGATCGATTATTTGGCATCTGAAGATGTGCCTTTTCATGTGGCGGTCATTCCGCGCAGAATGAGCTTGAAAGCCGATGGCGTC
This window encodes:
- a CDS encoding GGDEF domain-containing protein, which produces MKFLSEKDHLTTLYNRRFIQDAFPKLIASVDRKQAKLVLYFIDVDDFKLINDSCGHKIGDQVLQRIANILLLYGQKKDVAARWAGDEFLLLSTPSSAYTEEMLIAHMQRELAIASQEFQIDLSVSIGTAMYPDEAQTLEDLLHVADQDMYALKMGRKCQPVSAMGTTHSVS
- a CDS encoding diguanylate cyclase domain-containing protein, with amino-acid sequence MNVQASKLTIHNLLTMPGSRSQRRFTFIFGAIVCLISLLSLPIASSKLPEFQAYQPAIFSTVICFELITAYVLFSQFLINRAPAVLVLGTGYLYSAGMSLMYMLVFPGIFSPTGLFHASSQTAPWMYILGHFGLPLALFLYMWLDHAYKAVELSAQRARQLVVLGISGTLFLIGLLTAVCLYGESLLPVLLSQGRLTPWFIYGFGLPIVLISLAALVVFYKISRGSTVTSAWLCVALLASMLDVAVVMCGGGRYSVGWYVAKLNTFVCANAVLSGMIYEFNKMYVEMSKLYRKVSESESNYKELLGESQLAERKIAEQKEIIERMLASSREAIVMCDSEGNVIFANRRFERLFEKPLLRGEKLAVYCSCLKAAQGSLSEMIEGYLQGRMKPFRERVSMVNSKEKTKYYECYVSPIANETDGTLLGHLFGFHDRTDEVRMVYYDELTGLPNRRYLGERLMEAMQQAKESKMLPVIYFMDLDGFKKVNDTYGHEMGDRLLQEVAGILQGCVGNRGICARWAGDEFIVLLNRLETEEQLEQIAQTIIQTINELDTVDGKEIHVTASIGVAIYPIDGTIGKTLLQHADQAMYEAKMRGKNNYCLYAAISEAQ